The following are encoded together in the Triticum dicoccoides isolate Atlit2015 ecotype Zavitan unplaced genomic scaffold, WEW_v2.0 scaffold6647, whole genome shotgun sequence genome:
- the LOC119347392 gene encoding indole-2-monooxygenase-like: protein MSELLKTFTYDMACRIVSGEFFLKEGQSKLFQDLTNDTSLLLGGFKVEEYFPTLSRVGLLKRTVRAKAERLRHRWADLLDKVIDYHENKDKSVLDNQGSNFVDILLSVQLEYGLTREQMKALLTDVFFGLTDTSSNTLEFTMAELMRRPRLIGKLQDEVRSIEPRGQEIVNEADISSMTYLRAVLKESFRFHPV, encoded by the exons ATGAGTGAGCTGCTCAAGACATTCACATATGACATGGCATGTCGCATCGTGTCCGGAGAATTCTTCCTAAAAGAAGGACAGAGCAAGTTGTTCCAAGACCTCACCAATGATACGTCACTGCTGCTAGGAGGGTTCAAGGTGGAGGAGTACTTCCCAACATTGTCTAGGGTAGGACTGCTTAAAAGGACAGTTCGTGCAAAGGCTGAGAGACTAAGGCATAGATGGGCCGATCTGCTGGACAAGGTGATCGATTATCATGAGAACAAGGACAAGTCAGTGTTAGATAACCAGGGTAGTAATTTCGTCGATATTCTCTTGTCTGTTCAGCTCGAGTATGGTCTCACAAGAGAGCAGATGAAAGCTCTCCTAACC GATGTATTTTTCGGTTTAACTGACACATCATCTAACACCCTCGAATTCACAATGGCTGAGCTCATGAGGAGGCCCCGCCTGATTGGGAAGCTACAAGACGAGGTAAGGAGTATCGAACCCCGGGGACAGGAAATTGTTAATGAAGCCGACATTAGCAGTATGACATACCTAAGAGCAGTCCTAAAGGAGTCATTCCGATTTCATCCTGTT